One part of the Lycium ferocissimum isolate CSIRO_LF1 chromosome 8, AGI_CSIRO_Lferr_CH_V1, whole genome shotgun sequence genome encodes these proteins:
- the LOC132068378 gene encoding zinc finger CCCH domain-containing protein 29-like: protein MCTGSKSKLCPFDLNMDKKDGPSKNCSKLLELSASDDLSGFICEVEKGCAVDEFSFWYGKRFDSKKMGFEERTPLMIASMYGSTEILKYIIGTGKVDVNRACGSDGATALHCAAAGGSDSSIEVVKILVDASADVSVCDASGNKPCDVIASVPKSLRNLNSKRKSLELLLNGSLAELADHEEEQGKAEIQMAKEGSEKKEYPIDTSLPDINDGIYGSDDFRMYCFKVKPCSRAYSHDWTECPFVHPGENARRRDPRKYNYTCVPCPEFKKGACAKSDSCEYAHGVFESWLHPAQYRTRLCKDETGCSRKVCFFAHKPEELRPLYASTGSALPSPKATPVSSMDMSTLSPLALGSSPPMSPAAVTCSSPMGGNMWQSKTNITPPALQLPGSRLKTSVNARDLDLDMKMLGLESIRTQQQLRQQLIDEMAGLSSPSYWNNDNRMGDLKPTNLDDVFGSMDSQMLSQLQGLSPRVTSSTSSQLYSPSVPHLQGLSPKVSSNGSQMQSPTGLQMRQNMNQFQSSYSNISQSSSPMRKPSTYGFDSSAAVAQAVMNSRSAAAFAKRSQSFIDRSGMGHRAGGPNGVANSPPVMSSNNMSDWGSPDGKLEWGYNSEDTNKLKRSQSFGFRGGNGGTPTRSPIAPSQVNEPDVSWVHSLVKDVSSTGTGLYSSEQKHGGGARESIPPWLEQMYIDQERIVA, encoded by the coding sequence ATGTGCACTGGTTCAAAGAGTAAACTTTGCCCTTTTGATTTAAACATGGACAAGAAAGATGGGCCTAGTAAAAACTGCTCAAAATTGCTTGAATTATCAGCTTCAGATGATCTTTCTGGCTTCATATGTGAAGTAGAGAAAGGTTGTGCTGTTGATGAGTTCAGCTTTTGGTATGGAAAAAGATTTGATTCGAAAAAGATGGGGTTTGAAGAGAGAACTCCTCTGATGATTGCTTCTATGTATGGAAGCACTGAAATTTTGAAGTATATTATTGGTACTGGGAAAGTTGATGTCAACAGAGCTTGTGGCTCTGATGGTGCAACTGCTCTTCACTGTGCTGCAGCTGGTGGCTCGGATTCATCGATCGAGGTTGTCAAGATCTTGGTTGATGCTTCTGCAGATGTCAGTGTTTGTGATGCCAGTGGAAACAAACCTTGTGATGTGATTGCTTCTGTTCCAAAGTCATTAAGGAATCTGAATTCAAAAAGGAAATCACTCGAGTTGCTGTTGAACGGCAGCTTAGCTGAGCTTGCTGACCATGAGGAAGAACAAGGAAAAGCAGAAATCCAGATGGCGAAAGAAGGGAGTGAGAAGAAAGAGTACCCGATCGATACTTCCTTGCCGGATATAAATGATGGGATTTACGGGAGTGATGATTTCAGGATGTATTGTTTCAAGGTTAAGCCGTGTTCCAGGGCTTATTCTCATGACTGGACCGAATGCCCTTTTGTTCATCCAGGGGAGAACGCAAGGAGACGTGACCCGAGGAAGTACAACTATACATGTGTCCCGTGTCCTGAGTTCAAGAAAGGTGCTTGTGCAAAGAGTGATTCCTGCGAGTATGCTCACGGTGTATTTGAGTCGTGGCTTCATCCTGCCCAATATAGAACCCGTCTCTGCAAAGACGAGACTGGGTGCTCAAGGAAAGTTTGCTTCTTTGCTCACAAACCCGAAGAGCTTCGCCCGTTGTATGCTTCCACCGGTTCAGCTCTTCCTTCCCCAAAGGCTACTCCAGTCAGTTCGATGGACATGTCAACATTGAGCCCTCTGGCTCTGGGTTCTTCGCCTCCGATGTCTCCTGCTGCTGTTACATGTTCGTCTCCGATGGGTGGAAACATGTGGCAAAGCAAGACGAACATCACCCCACCAGCATTACAACTTCCCGGTAGTAGGCTAAAGACATCTGTGAATGCCAGAGACTTGGATTTGGATATGAAAATGCTCGGCTTGGAAAGCATCCGCACGCAGCAGCAACTAAGGCAGCAATTGATAGATGAGATGGCTGGTCTCTCTTCACCATCATATTGGAATAATGACAATCGGATGGGGGATCTGAAGCCTACTAATCTCGATGATGTTTTTGGATCCATGGATTCTCAAATGTTGTCCCAATTGCAGGGCCTATCTCCAAGAGTTACATCATCCACCAGTTCTCAATTGTATTCTCCATCGGTTCCTCATTTGCAAGGTCTCTCACCTAAGGTTTCAAGTAACGGCTCCCAGATGCAATCTCCAACAGGGCTTCAGATGCGACAAAACATGAACCAATTTCAATCGAGCTATTCCAACATTTCTCAATCATCGTCTCCTATGAGAAAACCCTCAACCTACGGATTCGACTCATCAGCAGCAGTGGCTCAAGCCGTCATGAACTCCCGGTCTGCTGCTGCTTTTGCAAAGCGCAGCCAGAGTTTTATTGACCGTAGTGGAATGGGCCATCGTGCTGGTGGTCCAAATGGTGTTGCTAACTCCCCGCCTGTGATGTCATCTAATAATATGTCAGATTGGGGCTCCCCCGACGGGAAATTGGAATGGGGCTACAATAGTGAGGACACGAACAAGCTCAAGAGATCTCAATCTTTTGGTTTTCGTGGTGGAAATGGTGGCACTCCAACAAGATCACCAATCGCACCATCTCAAGTCAACGAGCCAGACGTGTCATGGGTTCATTCCTTGGTGAAAGATGTGTCATCCACTGGTACCGGGCTATATAGTTCAGAGCAGAAGCATGGCGGTGGTGCTCGTGAGTCAATTCCACCTTGGCTGGAACAAATGTACATAGACCAGGAGCGGATCGTGGCTTAA